In Hippoglossus hippoglossus isolate fHipHip1 chromosome 24, fHipHip1.pri, whole genome shotgun sequence, a single genomic region encodes these proteins:
- the LOC117758340 gene encoding bromo adjacent homology domain-containing 1 protein-like isoform X1 produces the protein MFEVAPTAQSSRSGAQSPFFSASCTRSDSQGLPLRAVSSRGSATRTGEPNSRRVGPQEKYVMTHTRQKGSLRQSRSSAEWWDNCPLGPHGGTMGGTGPERSLRFGRTKKISDVTKQGKEMGKKMTHKRGRREKSDQNRKLDRRRDKKLDRKLYPLRGRAGGSGEEGLSCRVLLTRLEESIREKESSEERKGNHARRHLALKSKPQKGKRNERRESKSSPKNKSKSVSSSHGEGINVLQPRKRRLASLNAEAVNSLLLERPSDLQPAAKQARRQIEPTNGGGSSDADPTRSVPGGLKASRGNISKVSSYHRHELCQSSKPVKRAKVSRADERREMSQESLDAPAPRRLAGLNAAALLKLTSSSATSKQRLKAAPTATITSDCKAPAAVSTPIQDSRVKQKHKGRSQKQKGKKAPSPHSSCTACKKKADFEPKVEWETSNCTHRLTKPGYQSRSMLAYPLKQVKEEQLETELSPYYCCPPEGSVEYCHRLAFFLGQQPYRESDEQPLNTAMTPVKRECLVTSPSLTHSHPHTALTLSPHPCLCTADHCFSSYYVHIAHPTHTGTTSQSLAPRPLNFSPSSLCPNRMTGSKLLGSRMSHGSGLAHPAYCNSVASPCYGDACGINGYTYRAMPPVTSRGCSFSTGCTGCTHSIKTEGYASPQGDHSSSLLVSPSLPISSCPLSSVPTSTQTKPHLLTPLSGRDQPQARLKLARECSPSTKPSNGSLSIGRTRPPQKQSSPVPSWTSTKQKKISRRRATNGWRPVGMPTERDVFIAGEDETALRQCYEGVERDGEVIHIRDTVLLRSGPRKKTLPYVAKISALWEDPKTGELMMSLFWYYRPEHTQGGRDPSAHCENEIFASRHQDENSVACIEDRCYVLPLAQYCRYCALVKRRAEGAPSGSASMVPCRPDFAPPSHRCVPTDVDPELVYLCRHVYDFRYGRILKNLQ, from the exons GCCCCCAGGAGAAGTATGTGATGACTCACACAAGGCAGAAGGGTTCCCTCAGGCAGAGCCGCAGTAGTGCTGAGTGGTGGGACAACTGTCCTCTTGGGCCACATGGTGGCACTATGGGCGGCACCGGGCCTGAGCGCTCACTCCGATTTGGCAGGACAAAGAAGATAAGTGACGTCACCAAACAAGGGAAAGAAATGGGCAAGAAGATGACTcacaagagagggagaagagaaaaatctGATCAGAACAGGAAACTCGACCGACGGCGTGACAAAAAATTGGACAGGAAGTTGTATCCCTTGAGAGGGCGGGCTGGGGGTTCAGGTGAGGAGGGGCTCAGCTGCCGCGTCCTCCTCACCCGATTGGAGGAAAGCATACGTGAAAAAGAGAGTTctgaagaaaggaaaggaaaccaTGCACGCCGACATTTAGCCCTCAAAAGTAAACCCCAAAAAGGGAAACGCAATGAAAGAAGAGAGTCAAAGAGTTcaccaaaaaacaaatcaaagtcaGTTAGCTCAAGTCATGGGGAGGGTATTAATGTCTTACAACCACGCAAGCGCCGGCTGGCCTCTCTCAATGCTGAGGCAGTGAACAGTCTACTGCTTGAAAGGCCTTCTGACCTTCAGCCAGCAGCCAAACAGGCCAGGAGACAGATAGAACCCACAAATGGAGGGGGTTCCTCAGATGCAGATCCAACCAGAAGTGTCCCTGGAGGTCTGAAGGCCTCACGAGGTAACATCAGTAAAGTCTCCTCATATCACAGACATGAACTGTGCCAAAGCTCTAAGCCAGTCAAGAGGGCCAAAGTCAGTCGTGCTGATGAGCGCAGGGAGATGAGTCAGGAGAGTCTCGATGCTCCCGCCCCCAGACGATTGGCTGGACTCAATGCCGCAGCCCTGCTGAAGTTAACCAGCTCCTCTGCTACCAGTAAACAGAGATTAAAGGCTGCACCCACAGCTACTATCACGTCAGACTGCAAGGCTCCAGCTGCAGTCTCAACCCCAATACAGGACTctagagtcaaacagaaacacaaagggCGATCACAAAAGCAGAAGGGGAAGAAGGCCCCCTCCCCACACAGCAGTTGCACAGCCTGCAAGAAGAAGGCGGACTTTGAGCCCAAAGTTGAGTGGGAAACAAgcaactgcacacacagactgaccAAACCCGGCTACCAGTCACGCAGCATGCTAGCATACCCGCTAAAGCAAgtgaaggaggagcagctggaaaCTGAACTGAGCCCATACTACTGCTGTCCACCAGAGGGCTCAGTAGAATACTGCCACCGTTTGGCCTTCTTTCTGGGTCAGCAGCCCTATCGAGAATCAGACGAACAGCCTCTTAACACAGCCATGACCCCTGTGAAGCGCGAGTGCCTCGTAACCTCACCGTCCCTGACCCATTCCCATCCACACACAGCCCTGACCCTCAGCCCCCACCCCTGCCTCTGCACCGCTGACCACTGCTTCTCCAGCTACTACGTCCACATTGCCCACCCGACACACACTGGAACAACATCACAATCCCTGGCCCCGCGACCTCTGAACTTTTCCCCATCCAGTCTGTGCCCTAACCGGATGACTGGCTCCAAGCTACTGGGTTCACGGATGTCCCACGGCTCAGGGCTGGCCCACCCTGCCTACTGCAACTCTGTGGCTTCACCCTGTTATGGTGATGCCTGTGGGATCAATGGTTACACCTACAGAGCCATGCCTCCCGTCACCAGCAGGGGTTGCTCTTTCAGCACAGGATGCACTGGATGTACACACAGCATCAAAACAG AGGGTTACGCCTCCCCTCAGGGTGACCACAGCTCCTCCCTTCTGGTATCCCCATCCCTGCCCATCTCCAGCTGCCCTCTCTCCAGCGTGCCCACTTCCACCCAGACTAAACCCCACCTGCTGACCCCCCTGTCTGGGCGGGACCAGCCCCAGGCCAGGTTAAAGCTGGCCAGGGAATGCTCTCCGAGCACCAAGCCCTCAAACGGCTCTCTGTCCATAGGTCGAACACGGCCGCCTCAGAAACAGTCATCACCTGTGCCAAGCTGGACCAGcaccaaacaaaagaaaatcagcCGCAGACGTGCCACCAACGGCTGGCGGCCTGTTGGAATGCCCACTGAGAGGGATGTCTTCATTGCG GGGGAGGATGAGACGGCCCTGCGGCAGTGTTATGAAGGAGTCGAGAGGGACGGTGAAGTGATACATATCAGAGACACAGTGCTGCTACGATCGGGCCCCAGGAAGAAGACCCTCCCATATGTTGCCAAGATATCAGCGCTGTGGGAGGACCCCAAAACAG GAGAGCTGATGATGAGTCTTTTCTGGTACTACCGACCTGAGCACACCCAGGGAGGCCGAGATCCCAGCGCCCACTGTGAG AATGAGATTTTTGCCTCTCGGCATCAGGATGAAAATAGTGTGGCCTGCATAGAAGACAGATGCTATGTTCTCCCACTAGCCCAGTACTGTAG ATATTGTGCCTTGGTGAAGCGGCGTGCCGAAGGTGCCCCATCTGGCAGCGCCAGCATGGTGCCCTGCCGCCCGGACtttgcccccccctcccaccgCTGTGTGCCCACAGACGTTGACCCCGAGCTGGTGTATCTCTGCCGGCACGTCTACGACTTCCGCTACGGACGCATCCTGAAGAACCTGCAGTAG
- the LOC117758340 gene encoding bromo adjacent homology domain-containing 1 protein-like isoform X2, which yields MTHTRQKGSLRQSRSSAEWWDNCPLGPHGGTMGGTGPERSLRFGRTKKISDVTKQGKEMGKKMTHKRGRREKSDQNRKLDRRRDKKLDRKLYPLRGRAGGSGEEGLSCRVLLTRLEESIREKESSEERKGNHARRHLALKSKPQKGKRNERRESKSSPKNKSKSVSSSHGEGINVLQPRKRRLASLNAEAVNSLLLERPSDLQPAAKQARRQIEPTNGGGSSDADPTRSVPGGLKASRGNISKVSSYHRHELCQSSKPVKRAKVSRADERREMSQESLDAPAPRRLAGLNAAALLKLTSSSATSKQRLKAAPTATITSDCKAPAAVSTPIQDSRVKQKHKGRSQKQKGKKAPSPHSSCTACKKKADFEPKVEWETSNCTHRLTKPGYQSRSMLAYPLKQVKEEQLETELSPYYCCPPEGSVEYCHRLAFFLGQQPYRESDEQPLNTAMTPVKRECLVTSPSLTHSHPHTALTLSPHPCLCTADHCFSSYYVHIAHPTHTGTTSQSLAPRPLNFSPSSLCPNRMTGSKLLGSRMSHGSGLAHPAYCNSVASPCYGDACGINGYTYRAMPPVTSRGCSFSTGCTGCTHSIKTEGYASPQGDHSSSLLVSPSLPISSCPLSSVPTSTQTKPHLLTPLSGRDQPQARLKLARECSPSTKPSNGSLSIGRTRPPQKQSSPVPSWTSTKQKKISRRRATNGWRPVGMPTERDVFIAGEDETALRQCYEGVERDGEVIHIRDTVLLRSGPRKKTLPYVAKISALWEDPKTGELMMSLFWYYRPEHTQGGRDPSAHCENEIFASRHQDENSVACIEDRCYVLPLAQYCRYCALVKRRAEGAPSGSASMVPCRPDFAPPSHRCVPTDVDPELVYLCRHVYDFRYGRILKNLQ from the exons ATGACTCACACAAGGCAGAAGGGTTCCCTCAGGCAGAGCCGCAGTAGTGCTGAGTGGTGGGACAACTGTCCTCTTGGGCCACATGGTGGCACTATGGGCGGCACCGGGCCTGAGCGCTCACTCCGATTTGGCAGGACAAAGAAGATAAGTGACGTCACCAAACAAGGGAAAGAAATGGGCAAGAAGATGACTcacaagagagggagaagagaaaaatctGATCAGAACAGGAAACTCGACCGACGGCGTGACAAAAAATTGGACAGGAAGTTGTATCCCTTGAGAGGGCGGGCTGGGGGTTCAGGTGAGGAGGGGCTCAGCTGCCGCGTCCTCCTCACCCGATTGGAGGAAAGCATACGTGAAAAAGAGAGTTctgaagaaaggaaaggaaaccaTGCACGCCGACATTTAGCCCTCAAAAGTAAACCCCAAAAAGGGAAACGCAATGAAAGAAGAGAGTCAAAGAGTTcaccaaaaaacaaatcaaagtcaGTTAGCTCAAGTCATGGGGAGGGTATTAATGTCTTACAACCACGCAAGCGCCGGCTGGCCTCTCTCAATGCTGAGGCAGTGAACAGTCTACTGCTTGAAAGGCCTTCTGACCTTCAGCCAGCAGCCAAACAGGCCAGGAGACAGATAGAACCCACAAATGGAGGGGGTTCCTCAGATGCAGATCCAACCAGAAGTGTCCCTGGAGGTCTGAAGGCCTCACGAGGTAACATCAGTAAAGTCTCCTCATATCACAGACATGAACTGTGCCAAAGCTCTAAGCCAGTCAAGAGGGCCAAAGTCAGTCGTGCTGATGAGCGCAGGGAGATGAGTCAGGAGAGTCTCGATGCTCCCGCCCCCAGACGATTGGCTGGACTCAATGCCGCAGCCCTGCTGAAGTTAACCAGCTCCTCTGCTACCAGTAAACAGAGATTAAAGGCTGCACCCACAGCTACTATCACGTCAGACTGCAAGGCTCCAGCTGCAGTCTCAACCCCAATACAGGACTctagagtcaaacagaaacacaaagggCGATCACAAAAGCAGAAGGGGAAGAAGGCCCCCTCCCCACACAGCAGTTGCACAGCCTGCAAGAAGAAGGCGGACTTTGAGCCCAAAGTTGAGTGGGAAACAAgcaactgcacacacagactgaccAAACCCGGCTACCAGTCACGCAGCATGCTAGCATACCCGCTAAAGCAAgtgaaggaggagcagctggaaaCTGAACTGAGCCCATACTACTGCTGTCCACCAGAGGGCTCAGTAGAATACTGCCACCGTTTGGCCTTCTTTCTGGGTCAGCAGCCCTATCGAGAATCAGACGAACAGCCTCTTAACACAGCCATGACCCCTGTGAAGCGCGAGTGCCTCGTAACCTCACCGTCCCTGACCCATTCCCATCCACACACAGCCCTGACCCTCAGCCCCCACCCCTGCCTCTGCACCGCTGACCACTGCTTCTCCAGCTACTACGTCCACATTGCCCACCCGACACACACTGGAACAACATCACAATCCCTGGCCCCGCGACCTCTGAACTTTTCCCCATCCAGTCTGTGCCCTAACCGGATGACTGGCTCCAAGCTACTGGGTTCACGGATGTCCCACGGCTCAGGGCTGGCCCACCCTGCCTACTGCAACTCTGTGGCTTCACCCTGTTATGGTGATGCCTGTGGGATCAATGGTTACACCTACAGAGCCATGCCTCCCGTCACCAGCAGGGGTTGCTCTTTCAGCACAGGATGCACTGGATGTACACACAGCATCAAAACAG AGGGTTACGCCTCCCCTCAGGGTGACCACAGCTCCTCCCTTCTGGTATCCCCATCCCTGCCCATCTCCAGCTGCCCTCTCTCCAGCGTGCCCACTTCCACCCAGACTAAACCCCACCTGCTGACCCCCCTGTCTGGGCGGGACCAGCCCCAGGCCAGGTTAAAGCTGGCCAGGGAATGCTCTCCGAGCACCAAGCCCTCAAACGGCTCTCTGTCCATAGGTCGAACACGGCCGCCTCAGAAACAGTCATCACCTGTGCCAAGCTGGACCAGcaccaaacaaaagaaaatcagcCGCAGACGTGCCACCAACGGCTGGCGGCCTGTTGGAATGCCCACTGAGAGGGATGTCTTCATTGCG GGGGAGGATGAGACGGCCCTGCGGCAGTGTTATGAAGGAGTCGAGAGGGACGGTGAAGTGATACATATCAGAGACACAGTGCTGCTACGATCGGGCCCCAGGAAGAAGACCCTCCCATATGTTGCCAAGATATCAGCGCTGTGGGAGGACCCCAAAACAG GAGAGCTGATGATGAGTCTTTTCTGGTACTACCGACCTGAGCACACCCAGGGAGGCCGAGATCCCAGCGCCCACTGTGAG AATGAGATTTTTGCCTCTCGGCATCAGGATGAAAATAGTGTGGCCTGCATAGAAGACAGATGCTATGTTCTCCCACTAGCCCAGTACTGTAG ATATTGTGCCTTGGTGAAGCGGCGTGCCGAAGGTGCCCCATCTGGCAGCGCCAGCATGGTGCCCTGCCGCCCGGACtttgcccccccctcccaccgCTGTGTGCCCACAGACGTTGACCCCGAGCTGGTGTATCTCTGCCGGCACGTCTACGACTTCCGCTACGGACGCATCCTGAAGAACCTGCAGTAG